In a single window of the Terriglobus roseus genome:
- the argE gene encoding acetylornithine deacetylase encodes MSIHNEMRFPWVERLLRFDTTSEKSNLDLIDDVAAYLGQMNIDVSLTYNRERTKANLFATIPNNNGDINNGIVLSGHTDVVPTTGQAWTVDPYDATYRDGRIYGRGACDMKGFLGVVLEEVTAMTQARLSVPLHLSLSFDEEVGCAGIPHLLADLARRGINPRGCIVGEPTSMRMVLSHKSIHTFRCQVRGRAAHSSLQTQGVNAIEYAAQIVERLRLLAQRYRTEGPFDHRFEVPYLTAQTGRMNGGIAVNTVPDECSLEFEFRNLPTINPETIRREITDFVESNISAEMVRLAPEAGAQVELIASSPALETSPTEFIVELVRELLSDKREERVGYGTEAGLFQAAGIPTVVCGPGDINRAHKADEYVEVSDLVACKQFLRSLVESLQWKEDPG; translated from the coding sequence ATGTCGATCCATAATGAGATGCGCTTTCCCTGGGTTGAACGACTTCTCCGCTTTGATACCACCAGCGAGAAGTCCAACCTTGACTTGATCGATGACGTTGCGGCCTACCTCGGTCAAATGAACATTGATGTCTCGCTTACTTATAACCGTGAGCGGACGAAAGCAAACTTGTTCGCCACGATTCCGAACAATAACGGTGACATCAACAATGGCATTGTCCTTTCAGGCCACACGGATGTCGTGCCCACAACTGGACAAGCCTGGACCGTGGACCCCTACGACGCGACCTATCGTGATGGTCGTATCTACGGGCGGGGAGCATGCGATATGAAGGGGTTCCTCGGGGTTGTCCTGGAAGAAGTCACCGCTATGACCCAGGCAAGACTGTCGGTTCCTCTGCATTTATCGTTATCCTTCGATGAAGAAGTGGGGTGTGCTGGCATTCCCCATTTGCTCGCCGACTTGGCGCGCCGAGGCATCAATCCGCGAGGATGCATCGTGGGAGAGCCTACGTCCATGCGAATGGTTCTCAGTCACAAAAGTATCCATACGTTTCGGTGTCAGGTCCGCGGGCGTGCGGCACACTCGTCTCTTCAGACGCAAGGCGTGAATGCCATCGAGTACGCGGCACAGATTGTAGAACGCCTTCGGCTGCTCGCTCAGCGGTACAGAACGGAAGGACCATTTGATCACCGCTTCGAAGTGCCTTATCTGACGGCACAAACGGGCCGAATGAACGGCGGTATCGCGGTCAACACGGTACCGGACGAATGTTCGCTGGAGTTCGAATTTAGAAACCTGCCAACGATCAATCCGGAAACTATCCGACGCGAAATCACAGATTTTGTGGAGAGTAACATCTCTGCGGAGATGGTCAGACTCGCACCGGAAGCAGGAGCGCAGGTCGAATTAATCGCGTCTTCGCCGGCACTGGAAACATCTCCAACCGAATTTATCGTTGAACTGGTGAGGGAGCTTCTTTCTGACAAGCGAGAAGAGCGAGTCGGGTATGGCACTGAAGCGGGGCTGTTCCAGGCAGCTGGGATTCCGACCGTCGTTTGTGGTCCGGGGGACATCAACAGAGCTCATAAAGCAGACGAGTATGTTGAAGTATCGGATCTCGTGGCATGTAAGCAATTCCTCCGAAGCTTGGTCGAATCGCTGCAGTGGAAGGAAGATCCAGGGTAG
- a CDS encoding TetR/AcrR family transcriptional regulator, giving the protein MSSKEKAASKNSLDTKTASKSTRDHLIDAGLDLMRKHGYGATGLQEILNAAGVPKGSFYHHFRSKEEFTGAVVERYYTLAMEHAQKVLGNAHQAPLRRLRRYFEELIQVAGQSSPIRGCLLGSLSLEVAEASPLLQSCLTLSFTQWQAVVASVLREAMERGDLPKTTKPDSLAGFVLNSWEGSLLRSQADRSDAPLKDFLRFVFEALLA; this is encoded by the coding sequence ATGTCCTCGAAAGAAAAGGCAGCATCGAAGAACTCGCTCGATACAAAGACTGCCTCCAAGTCAACGCGCGATCATCTCATCGATGCTGGGCTCGACCTCATGCGCAAGCACGGTTACGGGGCTACCGGTCTCCAGGAAATCCTGAACGCAGCCGGTGTTCCAAAGGGTTCGTTCTATCATCACTTCCGCAGCAAGGAAGAATTCACTGGGGCCGTGGTCGAACGCTACTACACGCTCGCAATGGAGCACGCACAAAAAGTTCTCGGCAATGCGCATCAGGCTCCGCTCAGACGGCTGCGCCGTTACTTCGAAGAGCTCATTCAAGTAGCGGGCCAGTCCTCTCCGATCAGGGGCTGCTTGCTCGGCAGCCTTAGCCTGGAGGTTGCTGAAGCAAGCCCATTGCTCCAGAGCTGCCTTACTCTGAGCTTTACGCAGTGGCAAGCTGTGGTCGCTTCTGTGCTTCGAGAGGCCATGGAAAGAGGCGACCTGCCAAAAACAACGAAGCCTGATTCGCTTGCCGGTTTTGTGCTCAATAGCTGGGAAGGATCACTGCTCCGCTCCCAGGCTGACAGAAGTGACGCCCCGCTAAAAGATTTTTTGCGCTTTGTGTTTGAGGCTTTGCTGGCGTAG
- a CDS encoding SIS domain-containing protein, whose amino-acid sequence MSSEQMKGRIVAQPASLRRVLKHQYGAGADALQQAASLLRSAAQVVITGMGASYYAALPLESHLCAAGVNAVAVEAGELLHFRLRAYPDAVLLVVSRSGESIEIAKLLAAKSPGQTVIGVSNRPKSRLAREADVAIAMESQDDDIVALQTYTGTLLTLALLGRAVENASAAARTEVESFLPGFEDLVITSLDGLQGWDAFLRPCRSLYLLGRGASYASALEGALLFHEVSKEPAVAMPTASFRHGPVEVVDRGFRAFLFAPQDKTQKLNVALAQDLVRFGGQVRVIGPSEDTSGEMQWIATPSLLDIYAPIFEVVPLQAAALRLAELEGIVPGSFRFAPPVALDEASFGPVS is encoded by the coding sequence ATGAGTTCCGAGCAGATGAAGGGAAGAATCGTTGCGCAGCCAGCATCCTTACGCCGCGTGTTGAAACACCAATACGGAGCGGGTGCCGATGCATTGCAGCAGGCAGCGTCGCTCCTTCGGTCAGCTGCTCAGGTTGTCATCACAGGCATGGGTGCATCGTATTACGCTGCCCTCCCGCTGGAGTCCCACCTGTGCGCCGCCGGTGTCAATGCCGTTGCGGTGGAAGCCGGCGAGTTGTTGCACTTCCGGCTCCGTGCCTATCCCGATGCCGTCCTACTCGTTGTTTCCCGCTCCGGTGAATCCATCGAGATCGCCAAGCTTCTGGCAGCCAAATCACCCGGCCAAACGGTCATTGGCGTCTCCAATCGTCCAAAGAGCCGACTGGCCCGCGAAGCTGATGTTGCGATCGCGATGGAAAGCCAAGACGACGACATCGTCGCGTTGCAGACCTACACTGGCACGCTGCTGACGTTGGCGCTGCTGGGGCGCGCGGTAGAGAACGCATCAGCCGCTGCCAGGACAGAGGTGGAATCTTTCTTGCCCGGATTTGAAGACTTAGTAATTACGAGCCTAGACGGTCTGCAGGGCTGGGATGCATTTCTTCGCCCCTGCCGGTCGCTCTACCTGCTGGGGCGCGGTGCCTCCTATGCCTCGGCCCTCGAAGGTGCTTTGTTGTTCCACGAAGTCTCCAAGGAACCCGCCGTCGCAATGCCGACAGCATCCTTTCGACATGGGCCGGTTGAAGTTGTCGATCGTGGTTTTCGCGCGTTCCTCTTCGCTCCGCAGGATAAGACGCAGAAGCTCAACGTAGCCCTGGCGCAGGATCTGGTGCGGTTCGGAGGACAGGTCCGGGTGATCGGCCCGTCCGAGGATACGTCAGGAGAGATGCAATGGATTGCTACACCAAGCTTGCTGGATATCTATGCGCCGATCTTTGAGGTCGTGCCACTTCAGGCGGCGGCTCTGCGGCTTGCAGAGTTGGAAGGCATTGTGCCGGGAAGCTTCCGCTTTGCGCCGCCGGTCGCACTCGATGAAGCGAGCTTCGGACCGGTCTCATAA